Below is a genomic region from candidate division KSB1 bacterium.
TTGTCTTTTACGGCAACGGCCCGGACAGCAGCGACATCGCAAGAATCAAATGCCCGGTCTACGGTTTTTATGGCGGCAACGATGCCCGCGTCAATGCCACGATTCCCCAAACCGCGGCATGGATGAAGCAAGCCGGAAAAATTTTCGAGCCGGTCATTTACAACGGCGCCGGCCATGGCTTCATGCGCTCCGGCGAAGAACCGAACGCCGAGGTCGCCAATAAAAAAGCGCGTGATGAGGGCTGGGTTCGATGGAAAAATTTGCTGAAAAAAATCTGAGCTAAAACGTAAACACATAAAACGTAAAATTGCGAATGGCGCTTTATACGTGTTTACGATTTACGTTTTACGATTCAAATGTTTGATTTCTTTTTCAAATATAGCCCGGTGGTTTATGAACAAGGCCAATGGGTTTTCCGCGCCATGCCGGCGCTGATCACCTTGATGATCTTGGCGGTCATCGCCGTGCTCCTCACGCTGTTGTTTTATCGCCGCACGACGACGCCGGTGCGGCGGTTGTGGCATGGACTGTTGATCATCCTGCGCGTGCTGGCCATTGCCGTGGTGATCTTCTGTTTGTTGGAACCGGTTCTCTCGGTTTCGACGGTGGTGCCGCGCAAAAGCAGCGTGCTGGTTTTGGTCGATGATTCCGAGAGCATGTCGATTGCTGACGGCGCTCAACGCGCGACGCGCTTGCAGCAGGTGACGACCTGGCTCGGCGACGGTGTGTCTGCAAATAGCGCGCTGGCGCGGCTGCAAAAAAATTTTCGCCTCGAAACCTTTCGTTTCAGTTCGGCGGTCGAGCCGATCTCCGGCATCGGAGAATTGCGCGGCAAAGGCCAGAGCACGAATCTCGCCGCGGCATTGGAATTTGCCGGCAAGCAGGCGCGGCAGGAGGCGCTTGCCGGCGTGGTTTTGATTACCGATGGCGTCGCCTCCGCCGGGGCGGATCCGTTGCAAGTGAGCCGCGATCTCATCGGCCTGCAAGTGCCGATTTTCACCATCGGTGCCGGCGCGAAAATCGCCAACGATCTGCAAGTTGCCAAGATTGAAGCCACCCGTTCGGTCTTGGAAAAGGCGAGAGTGGAAGTGACGGCGATGCTGCAAGCGCGCGGTCACGCCGGTGAAACGGTGGCGGTGGAATTGCGTGAAGGCGGCAAAATCGTGCAACGCCAAAACGTGACGCTGGGCGAGCGCGGCGGCCGGGTGGCTTTTCAATTCACGCCGGCGCGCAAGGGTTTTATCAAATATACGGTGGCGGCGCCCAGCGTTCGCAACGAGGCGGTGACGGCGAACAATGAAATGAGTTTTTTGATCGACAGCCGCGACCGCACGGCGCGCATTCTTTACGTCGAAGAACTGCATCCGTGGGAATTTAAATTTCTCTCCCGCGCCGTTGACGGCGATCCGGCGTTGCAATTAACTTCCTTGCTCAAAACCGGTCCGGAAAAATATTTGCGCCTGGGGCTGCGAAACGCCAGTGAATTGCGCGACGGCTTTCCGACCACGCGCGAAGAGTTGTTCGGCTATCAAGCCGTGGTGATCGGCAGCATGCCGGCGGCATTTTTCTCCGCCGCACAATTGAGCCTGATTCGCGACTTTGTTGCCGAACGCGGCGGCGGATTCATGATGCTCGGCGGCATGAAGGCGCTGTCACAAGGCGGCTACAGCAACACCGCCGTCGATGAGCTTTTGCCGGTGCAATTGCTGCCGCTTCCCGAAGCCGATGGCCGCGCCTTTCCGCCGCAATTGCAGGAAGAGTTTCGTTT
It encodes:
- a CDS encoding glutamine amidotransferase; the protein is MFDFFFKYSPVVYEQGQWVFRAMPALITLMILAVIAVLLTLLFYRRTTTPVRRLWHGLLIILRVLAIAVVIFCLLEPVLSVSTVVPRKSSVLVLVDDSESMSIADGAQRATRLQQVTTWLGDGVSANSALARLQKNFRLETFRFSSAVEPISGIGELRGKGQSTNLAAALEFAGKQARQEALAGVVLITDGVASAGADPLQVSRDLIGLQVPIFTIGAGAKIANDLQVAKIEATRSVLEKARVEVTAMLQARGHAGETVAVELREGGKIVQRQNVTLGERGGRVAFQFTPARKGFIKYTVAAPSVRNEAVTANNEMSFLIDSRDRTARILYVEELHPWEFKFLSRAVDGDPALQLTSLLKTGPEKYLRLGLRNASELRDGFPTTREELFGYQAVVIGSMPAAFFSAAQLSLIRDFVAERGGGFMMLGGMKALSQGGYSNTAVDELLPVQLLPLPEADGRAFPPQLQEEFRFTPTPEGLASPLLQLDSDPVSNSRRWESLPLLQGYNPLGSAKPGASLLAVHPMHQTGAPRILLATQRFGRGRTAVLATSTTWRWQMHLDHHDMTHERFWRQLLRWLSLQSPDPVRITLERENFSPSENMTMQVSVMDSSFAGKENANVELRVIAPNGEPMTLTASPDLRQPGNYVAHFEPSQEGLYTVEVLAHDQAGHFLGKAENAFFVEPSHAELAHADLQAPLLQRLAEVTGGRYFHLSEAGNLPDAITVSKNSYSKLTEQEIWDAPIFFLAITLLLAAEWFVRRSKGLS